In Mya arenaria isolate MELC-2E11 chromosome 1, ASM2691426v1, the genomic stretch tgtagagtttcattgaatttggccaggtagtttcagaggagatgggttttttaacaattgttgacggacggactgactgacggacaaaGACCAATAACAATAGCtgaccttgagcacttcgtgctctggtgagctaaaaattcaattcaattcattttattcaagtaaataaaggccaccggcccaaaatacacaaaatgtacaaaaaacaacaacatagtaTAGTAGTTGCAACATACGATTTACACATTTATCATTTCTAACAGATGGTATACATAGATTGTTTActtcaatattgtattatcattttcagtagACATTAAAGAgtagaaatcatttaaactattaccagatgaataccagttaaaaaaatattgtctacGAATAATATCGAATTTAGGACATTGAAAGAATGCATGACTTTCACAATCaataactgtcaaatgttgattcagagaataaatgtatatacaaagtCTCTCATCTTGCGCACCAGTCTGTGATGTTATTTACTCTTTAAAGCGTCTGAATGATAATGTTTCAATgagttgtaaaattaaatatacacTTACGTCATTTCGGATACTTTTACTCTTCATGTAAGATTCGTGCACATaggatttttaaatttaaggcttCTGGTAAAATCCAAGCCAAATTTTAGGAGTCTCTGAACACTGAATAAGCATCACAACTCTTTATCTTTACAAGgttgattttaatatatttatcaaaccCATCTTGTCTCCATAAGAGAAATTATTTATCATGGCACTTGTGCTTTCCACATACTTTGTACACACgaataatgacataaacttTTAAACTGATATTTGCCAGGCAAACTGATATTATTCAGAAAATGGGTGTACCATGGTGtcttaacattttgtttcatatatattctaaatcttatatttttttcttcttctttttccaaaatataaggGAAGCGCACTGatattataaaagaatattCAGTCGAAAAAACATCCCCAGACACCATGCCCCCTTAAACCCCTCTATTAAACCAGGACTGCACATCAATTTTGATCATATAAAATACCATACTTTGGTGTATGGGAATGCATTCTAGTCATAACTTTAGTGTAGaggaatataaaaataacattacacCTTGTGTTGGGAATCAGTTCTAGTTTGACTAACGATAATCAGTTCTATAGAATTAAACAATTATCGATAGAACAATAGGTTTTTGACAAGACCTTAAATGTAGTTCTATTTTTGTGCAATTAATCATTATCCATTACTAAGCTtatgtagtccaaataattgtacgttaccggtttttttttacgatttttgatacggcaaatccttcacatacaaattgtttagaatcaaaagtgggtagttattctgattgggattctgggttaaagcatttagcatctaaaaaatatcataaaaacaagaaatattaccagattacgttattttatatcagttccatacataaaactGTCATAtcctaaaaatatttatgagtttgacatgttttttttcatttcttgttgTCAAAACCTatcgatatatacatgaagggcacctgcaaggcttcagggcacagttttaaagcAATCAGAACATTtcagccatggccgagttgttacgtttgtgtttacgaggtctatctcgaagcctgtcggaggtggccgagtaaTTAtgattgggtcaagttgttctGCTTGGCAtgattgttgtctgtgtcagtcaactttcgttttataggaaaggtaaataatgtgtttaaatgcattaaatgcttgttttgtgcaaaataacttctcacttacatggtaaaatatgaatataaaccttaaaaCCATAAATAACTTagcttaatacaatttcaatatttttcaaaacaccccgttttttgcacaaaccTGTTTAGATGTTGGGGATTAGAAGAATctcgtataacacgtctattattttagactatatGCTTATGGTATGTGCATTTTTGCAGTTATTTAGTGTTGATGTTGCTTTcgacaatattgttaacaataacaaCTAAACACTTTCAAATGTGTAAATGAGCTCAGACAAGAAAATTGGCAGACATTGACCGAACGCAAATAACGAGAGGAAAGATGAAAAACAACTGGCCAGTTGAATGGATGATCAATTATGACCAAAATCAATCAGTTGTCACCAATCAGATTTTGATTATTTCTATCATTAGAACATCACTAACATCACTAATTACGCCTTTTCCAATAGTATCATGATTAACCTTTAAATCCCTAAACTGCTCATTCTCCAGCAACTGTGTTCCCCTCCATTGTCCATTACTACTACTAGAAAAAAGAAATCTGagtatcttttttttctttatatatttttgagtATAGCAATGGTTGATCctataaacattttctaaaattaaacaGCATAAGAAACCAAACATGTATTCGGCTTTCAGCTCAATGTCTTGTGAAAATGTAACTAGGGTAGGGAAGAAGTATCCGAATGTCCAATCCGAAACCTAGTCTAATTTAgcgaaaaatgataaaactaattgttaaattatttagttataaaaatgtatatcagttacttaaatatgatgtttttctttaattactCACCTCTGTAGTAAGACCCATTTCAAGCAAAGggtttaaaacttaatatttcacaacaGAAAATCCTGTCATTTTGTTGGACGCAGGCAACATTTTTGTAGCAGGCAACTTTTCTGCATGTTGTGCTAGACTTGCTCCCCTTAGACCGTAGTATTgcatctgggaccaataatgcTACTCCCAGACTGCATATATACTTACATAGTCAAGAAACTGTGCGTGTCAGACATACTACGTCTTTTTTAGAAATCAAGATAAAAATCTTAAACCTATTGTTTTTCTCTGAAAACTGACACATGTTATGAGTGAGTATCCATAACAGTGTAAACTTTACATTTTAGACGTGTATTTCttccatatatatattgttggtAGGTCTTAGGATCTGGGATACATACATTAAGGTTTAAgggtttaatatatttttaggtCAATACGCGTTCAGAAACTAACGGTGACGTCTTTTAGTCGTCTGATTACCGTACTgccacccccccccctccttgTCTGGGATTTGGAATGTACCTGCATGTAATGTACGTGTAGGTCAGTCGCATGGTCCACGTGCAACATAGGTTTGTAGCTGATTGGTGGGTGTGtgaataaataactaaaattgttcataaaaattaaatgtatccCTCCAGCTGTaccatttataattaaacaataatcctCTACATAGTGTTGCAGCCGTACAAAACATCGCCAACTGCAGTATATAGAAGGAGCAACAACAACGACTAAAAATCATAGTTGTTTTGTACGACTATATAAGATTTGTTAATGTATAAGTTATAGAAAGACGGgttatttcagatttttttcgTTGGAAAATACAAATGCGGTGTAATTGTTTTCCCGATTATGAAAGGATAAAAAGCCAATTacgattatttgttttgttacgCGACAGCCAAAATATGTACAAGTGTCAATAGTATGTTTCGAATTCGATCAGTTCTTTACATCTCAAAGTAACACGATTAGATATGtcatatttaagaaaacttaGATCTCTTAAACTTTGtcagatttttatcaaatctgGTTAGTTTTGTTCGAACATCCtgataaaattcataaacaCACAGATGAAATCTATTTAAAAGTAGCCCGCTTGGATGAATTTCGACaatagtttacatgtacattgacatGCACTTTGAGAGGCGATTGGCCAATTAAAAGTCTCAAACTCTTCCGAAATTTTAAGATCATTATCACCACACATATAAAGCATATTGAGTAAACCAACTTTGTCTGTTGATTGCACTTAAGCCTCGTGAGGAAATAATTAAAAGACAGGGATACTGTTCTACTCGATAATTAAGAAAttagttaaaattattttccagGATAGTATATAACTGATTTCAAAAATAGtgaaaatcaaatattgttaaagCATCAACATCAAAGGTTTCCTACTACAACTTTTGTCATCAATATGCCGCTAAGGTAggattcttttaaatattttagatttttttatttaacattagtaatgtttataaaactgatTAAACGTGCTGTTCTATTCTTTAACCAGGAAAACTGTAAATTATGAATACTGGATAGTGAAAGTTGTTATGTATCAAGATCTCAATTATAACGATtcgctgttgttgttgttgttgttgttgttttgtaaattgaagcaatataattttctaaaatagtaaaaatatcaaaccaATTAGCAAATTAATAAAAGaagttttaaactaaaatatttaaaagcaaagCATGCTCCattttgtacttgtattttactttatgtgatttatttatctttattctatatgttttactaCAAATAACGTTGgagtattttttaataaaaatgtaaattagaCAATGGCTTGATTCATAGCTTAATCGGCTGGGCATTGAAactattttcatcattttaaaatgagcaAAATATATACCAGGaatgttaaatttgtattttgatatatacatatagatatatttttaacaaaaacgaGACGAGTTACGTCAATGTGTAAAAGGTGGATGTcaattttatacttttttcgATGGCATGCATTTTTACAAGGATTAACACCAAGTTTGATCTAGATCAATTAGATCATTGATGCATATAACTACGTTTGTAATTTAATTACGAAATTTCGTAATCAGTTCCTcatctttaaaacaattcaGATTGAGATTGTTCGATGACGTCATATCCGGATTCGGTGACGACTGCGGGGTTTCCCCTGCTGAACTCGAGGCCATGTTGACGCCTAGAGGAAAGGGGAACAGAATCTGCATGAAAGACGATCATGGACTGAACACGCCTTTGTCGGTAGGTGAATACGGTACTTTATACATGTcacttttatactttttttaataatattttaaatttgaggCCATCGGAAGACGCAGGTGTATccaatataatataacttatttaagttttatttttttatttgtaaaacaaaaaaagtcaacagcattttccaaaaaaaaaaacaattcattagAATACATAAATTTAAGGTATTTTAAGACAGAGCTGACAGTCTTTTACACAGAACTGACTCCGATTTGCCTTTGTAGATTGAAATTCCCGCAAAACCGTTGATGCGACGACGCGCTGCGTTTGACGTCAGACGCAGCATCTTTTCCGAAAAGCGCATTGCTGACGTAGACCTAACAGAGGATTCACCGATACAAACATTCAAAAAGGCCAAAGATGTTTCGGGCATAACTCCCGAATCCAACGAACGTTTAACAAACGGGATCATCAGCGCGGTCGAAACGCTTGAAATCGGAAATGACATGATCGCTGACGGGTCAAGTAAATACTCACTTCCGACAATGCCCGGAAAGCACAAAGACCTTACGTCCATCTCACCGGAAGTGATGGCTGATGTTATTCGTGGATGCTTCAATGACGTCATTGGTGACGTCACCATTGTGGATTGCCGGTACCCGTACGAGTTCGACGGCGGGCACATCAGAGGGGCTGTAAACATGTACACGAAAGATGAGGTCAACAGCTTGCTTCAGAAACCAGTAGCTGACGATAAGCGTCACGTGCTGATCTTCCACTGTGAATTCTCATCCGAAAGGGGGCCTAAAATGTAAGTTGTCGGTCTAACGTCATGCCAGTTAACTTGACACAACGTAAAATGGTTCTTCCTCATATATGGAATATTGTttaagtatattatatattttgataagataggaaattatttaacaaaatctcCACTGTAAATACTATTCTGGTGCTGGGCCAATATTGGTTGATTTAAACTCTTATCTAAGATTTTTACATCGGCATTGATAAAGACATTCGCGTATTATTAAAAAGAgtataattatttgtacatcCACAGGTACCGGTTTCTTCGCGCGCAAGACAGGATGATGAATAGCAACATGTATCCGAGCCTTAACTTCCCGGAAGTGTACCTACTCCATGGCGGATACAAGGCCTTTTTCAACAATTATCAGGTATGTTGTAAAATAGTCGTAAGCACATTTTTGTGATCATTGGGTGttgctttttatataaatataagtacataaatgacaacaaaatctctgttaatatttatataataccttaaaataaagattaaaaatagaacaatagggaaacaaacaaaagtgtGTAATATGCGTATAAACATGGTATGCGTTGGTTTTGACAAGGACTCTATTGTGTAATAGTCGTAGAGATTACATCGATATACATTAAGTTATACACGGTTACGCATACATTAAGTGTAcacatattatatttctttttcttccaGGACCTGTGTGATCCAATCAGCTACAAACCCATGTTACATGAGAACCACGCAGCCGACCTACGTCACTTCCGGGTGAAGTCTAAATCCTGGACAGGAGATGACGGCAATCAGAAAACAAGTAGACGCCACCGCAGTCGTCTAGGTCGCCATCTTAGTTTTTGAACGCTTGTTGAACCTTAAGTCACGGCATTTCAGAAATGCGATAAAGAAGTAAACTCCCCATGATGTCATTTCTTCCAGTGACGTTATGATCGTAAATGGCACGATCAGGCCGCGTTATAGCTGCGGAGAAAGGTCACAAAGGCGAAGAGTTTGTATCTAAAAGTACATGAGCTCTTGATTTACTGATGTGAACGGATATAcagtttaatgttaaaattgttttaaattgttgattCTTATGACAATGCAAAACGAAGTAATGTCCGTTTGTTGGAGAAATAGGC encodes the following:
- the LOC128226061 gene encoding M-phase inducer phosphatase-like, which encodes MPLRLRLFDDVISGFGDDCGVSPAELEAMLTPRGKGNRICMKDDHGLNTPLSIEIPAKPLMRRRAAFDVRRSIFSEKRIADVDLTEDSPIQTFKKAKDVSGITPESNERLTNGIISAVETLEIGNDMIADGSSKYSLPTMPGKHKDLTSISPEVMADVIRGCFNDVIGDVTIVDCRYPYEFDGGHIRGAVNMYTKDEVNSLLQKPVADDKRHVLIFHCEFSSERGPKMYRFLRAQDRMMNSNMYPSLNFPEVYLLHGGYKAFFNNYQDLCDPISYKPMLHENHAADLRHFRVKSKSWTGDDGNQKTSRRHRSRLGRHLSF